A single Thermoanaerobacter uzonensis DSM 18761 DNA region contains:
- a CDS encoding ABC transporter ATP-binding protein, protein MSENRRIDPKQIPRLRRPGMGGGPHGMVRGGEKARDFKGTMKKLIKYLSAYKFSIISVFILAALSASFSIAGPKILSKAITKIFEGVMNKITGQGSGIDFEYVGKIILILIGLYGLSALFGYLQGWIMSGVAMKVTYRFRKEISEKINRLPLKYFESTNQGEILSRITNDVDTITQTLNQSLTQIITSVTTVVGVLIMMFTINWLMTLVALLIIPLSSLVIAFIVKHSQRYFREQQDYLGHVNGHVEEMYGGHNIVKAFNGEKKSIEKFDVLNNTLYGTAWKSQFLTGIMMPLMNVIGNLGYVAVTVLGSWLVIKNAIEVGDIQAFIQYIRSFTQPIAQIANISNILQQTAACAERVFEFLEEEEEVSDNPQPVKVEDIKGNVEFRNVRFGYRPDKMVINNFSASIKAGQKVAIVGPTGAGKTTIVKLLMRFYDVNEGAILIDGHDIRDFTREDLRSLFGMVLQDTWLYNGTIMDNIRYGRLDATDEEVIKAAKAAHVDSFVRTLPGGYNMVLNEETTNISQGQKQLLTIARAILKDPKILILDEATSSVDTLTEIQIQKAMDYLMKGRTSFIIAHRLSTIRDADLILVMNHGDIVEQGTHEELLKKGGFYASLYNSQFEKEEEMAS, encoded by the coding sequence AAAGTTGATAAAATATTTATCAGCTTATAAATTTTCTATAATAAGTGTATTTATATTAGCAGCGCTCAGTGCTTCCTTCTCCATTGCGGGTCCTAAAATACTCAGTAAAGCCATAACCAAAATATTTGAAGGTGTAATGAATAAAATAACAGGGCAAGGCAGTGGCATAGACTTTGAATATGTAGGAAAGATAATTCTAATTCTCATAGGCTTATATGGTTTAAGTGCTTTATTTGGATACTTGCAAGGATGGATAATGTCTGGGGTTGCGATGAAAGTTACCTATAGGTTTAGAAAAGAAATTTCTGAAAAAATTAACCGCCTGCCTTTGAAATATTTTGAAAGTACAAATCAAGGGGAAATATTGTCTCGTATTACAAATGACGTGGATACAATTACTCAGACTCTCAATCAAAGCTTGACTCAGATAATTACTTCTGTGACGACAGTAGTTGGCGTTTTGATTATGATGTTTACCATAAACTGGCTTATGACTTTAGTAGCGCTTTTGATAATTCCTTTATCTTCTTTGGTAATTGCCTTTATTGTCAAACATTCACAAAGGTATTTTAGAGAGCAGCAGGATTATTTAGGGCATGTAAATGGTCATGTAGAGGAAATGTATGGAGGCCATAATATAGTAAAGGCTTTTAATGGAGAGAAAAAGAGCATTGAAAAGTTTGACGTATTAAATAACACTTTGTACGGAACAGCTTGGAAGTCACAGTTTTTAACAGGCATTATGATGCCACTTATGAATGTAATAGGAAACTTGGGTTATGTGGCGGTTACAGTTTTGGGCAGTTGGTTGGTCATAAAAAATGCAATAGAAGTAGGGGATATTCAGGCATTTATACAGTACATCCGATCTTTTACACAGCCTATTGCCCAGATTGCAAATATTTCCAATATACTGCAACAAACTGCTGCCTGTGCAGAAAGAGTATTTGAGTTTTTGGAGGAAGAAGAGGAAGTTTCAGATAATCCACAGCCTGTAAAAGTTGAAGATATAAAAGGCAATGTTGAATTTAGAAATGTTCGTTTTGGATATAGACCTGATAAAATGGTGATAAATAACTTTTCAGCTTCTATTAAGGCAGGACAAAAAGTTGCAATTGTTGGTCCTACTGGTGCTGGAAAAACCACTATAGTGAAACTTTTAATGCGCTTTTACGATGTGAATGAAGGAGCTATTTTGATTGACGGCCATGATATAAGAGATTTTACGAGGGAGGATTTGCGTTCACTTTTTGGCATGGTGCTTCAGGATACATGGCTTTACAATGGTACTATTATGGACAATATCAGATATGGTCGTCTTGATGCTACTGATGAGGAAGTTATAAAAGCTGCTAAGGCAGCTCATGTTGACAGTTTTGTAAGGACATTGCCAGGGGGCTATAACATGGTATTAAATGAAGAGACCACAAATATTTCTCAAGGGCAAAAACAGTTACTAACTATAGCAAGAGCTATTTTGAAAGATCCAAAAATTCTCATACTCGATGAGGCTACAAGCTCTGTAGATACCCTTACAGAAATACAAATACAAAAAGCGATGGATTATCTCATGAAAGGGCGCACAAGCTTTATAATCGCTCATAGGCTTTCTACAATACGGGATGCTGACTTGATACTTGTTATGAACCATGGAGATATTGTAGAGCAAGGTACCCATGAAGAACTTCTTAAAAAAGGCGGTTTTTATGCAAGCCTCTATAACAGCCAGTTTGAAAAAGAGGAAGAGATGGCAAGTTAA
- a CDS encoding phosphatase PAP2 family protein: MQIKRVLLDKDKNIFFYINERIKCNILDKIMPKITHIGGPFFTIFSCLFLIFFGKNDVKASALEALTALTSSHLFVQLLKRKYTRPRPYMVLTNTNTFKHLLKDYSFPSGHATASFSLAMTFSMFFPSLAVFFISLAMLVGISRIYIGLHYPSDVLMGSTIGITFSYLTHFMATKLFL, encoded by the coding sequence ATGCAAATAAAAAGAGTGCTTCTTGACAAAGACAAAAACATTTTTTTCTATATAAACGAAAGGATAAAATGTAATATATTGGACAAAATAATGCCCAAAATAACTCATATAGGCGGTCCTTTTTTTACAATATTTTCTTGTTTATTTTTAATTTTTTTTGGAAAAAACGATGTAAAAGCCTCGGCTTTAGAAGCTTTAACTGCGCTTACAAGCAGCCATTTGTTTGTTCAGCTCTTAAAAAGAAAATATACAAGACCAAGGCCTTATATGGTATTAACTAATACGAACACTTTTAAACATCTTTTAAAAGATTATTCTTTTCCTTCAGGTCATGCTACTGCCAGTTTTTCACTTGCTATGACTTTTTCGATGTTTTTTCCAAGCCTTGCAGTGTTCTTTATTTCGCTGGCAATGCTTGTAGGGATTTCAAGGATATACATTGGACTGCATTATCCTTCAGATGTATTAATGGGCTCAACGATAGGTATTACTTTTTCTTATCTAACCCATTTTATGGCTACAAAGTTGTTTTTGTAA
- the thiT gene encoding energy-coupled thiamine transporter ThiT — MSYLLSVFSDFAKIKPVTLSVILAILLAAFLLYLMRRSVKFDTKMLVYGALSIAISFVLSYIRFYHWPQGGSITPASMLPLFIFAYYYGPGPGVIVGMAYGLLQLIQDPFIVQWVQVLLDYPLAFGALGLAGFFRKNLSLGILVGGFGRFFSHFLSGVFFFASYAPKGMSPIVYSLLVNGSIVGVEVAICFAVSLIPQVRNAIEEIKKKAIA, encoded by the coding sequence ATGTCCTACCTTTTAAGTGTTTTTTCTGATTTTGCCAAAATAAAGCCAGTGACGTTATCGGTTATATTGGCAATTTTATTGGCAGCTTTTCTCTTATATCTGATGCGAAGAAGTGTCAAATTTGACACAAAAATGCTTGTCTACGGAGCACTTTCAATCGCTATTTCTTTCGTGCTGTCTTATATAAGATTTTACCACTGGCCTCAAGGTGGTTCTATTACACCTGCCAGCATGTTGCCGCTTTTTATCTTTGCTTATTATTATGGACCAGGTCCTGGTGTGATTGTAGGAATGGCGTATGGACTTTTACAACTTATTCAAGATCCATTTATAGTCCAATGGGTGCAAGTACTTCTCGACTATCCGTTGGCCTTTGGTGCTTTAGGACTTGCTGGCTTTTTTAGAAAAAACCTGAGTTTGGGAATTTTAGTTGGTGGATTTGGACGATTTTTTTCTCACTTTTTATCCGGAGTATTCTTTTTTGCAAGCTATGCGCCAAAAGGAATGAGTCCCATAGTTTATTCACTTCTAGTTAACGGAAGTATAGTAGGTGTAGAAGTGGCAATATGTTTTGCAGTTTCATTAATTCCACAAGTTAGAAATGCTATCGAGGAAATTAAAAAGAAAGCAATTGCTTAA